In Pochonia chlamydosporia 170 chromosome 3, whole genome shotgun sequence, the following are encoded in one genomic region:
- a CDS encoding glycosyl hydrolase (similar to Metarhizium acridum CQMa 102 XP_007807716.1), with protein sequence MTRNHYQRTPLLVAAAICTAMSGIAVEAASAQTYTNNAVLGIKALNANWYNVRTGIWDNAWWNSANALTTLADFAAVRLDEANKLNIGGYMRNTFVQAQKTNVQTVKNFDTGGMVSSVYCLDNSDGCLAKRDFLGKRGFDDFLNEFYDDEGWWALAWLKSYDVAGDKEYLQAAIDIFKDMQTGRDTNCGGGIWWSKKKTYVASIANELYLSVAASLARRVPQNSTYKKIAIDQWNWFEKTGLINSKKLINDGLTNPGCKNNGLQTWSYNQGVILGGLAELFRLTGDLKYIEKAMPIAEAAIKTLSVNGTLVETDKCELRTGHCGRDGQQFKGIFIRNLRYLNDVAPKQEFKDFIKRNADSIWAKDRNNENLLGVAWTGPYIAATGPSHSSALDAIVAAVAVA encoded by the coding sequence ATGACTCGCAACCACTACCAACGGACACCTTTACTCGTCGCTGCCGCCATCTGTACAGCGATGAgtggcattgctgttgaggcCGCATCTGCGCAAACATACACAAATAACGCAGTATTAGGCATAAAAGCTTTGAATGCCAACTGGTACAACGTTCGAACAGGCATCTGGGACAATGCTTGGTGGAACAGCGCAAACGCACTCACGACCCTGGCAGATTTTGCAGCGGTACGCCTTGATGAGGCCAATAAGCTGAACATTGGCGGTTACATGCGGAACACATTTGTCCAAGCGCAAAAGACCAACGTACAAACAGTCAAAAATTTTGACACGGGGGGCATGGTATCATCTGTCTACTGTTTAGACAATAGCGACGGCTGTCTCGCGAAACGAGACTTTTTGGGAAAGCGTGGCTTTGACGACTTTCTCAATGAATTTTATGACGATGAGGGATGGTgggccttggcttggttgaaGTCGTACGATGTAGCAGGTGACAAAGAGTATCTGCAGGCCGCGATAGACATATTCAAAGACATGCAAACCGGAAGAGATACAAACTGTGGAGGCGGAATCTGGTGGAGCAAAAAGAAGACGTACGTCGccagcatcgccaacgaGCTGTATCTATCTGTGGCGGCCTCTCTTGCACGACGAGTTCCCCAGAACAGCACCTACAAAAAGATTGCCATCGATCAATGGAACTGGTTCGAGAAGACTGGCCTGATTAACAGTAAAAAGCTTATCAATGACGGCCTCACCAACCCAGGGTGCAAGAACAACGGCCTTCAGACCTGGTCGTACAACCAAGGCGTCATTCTTGGCGGACTTGCTGAGCTGTTTCGACTCACCGGCGACCTCAAATACATCGAGAAAGCTATGCCTATTGCAGAGGCAGCTATTAAGACCCTCTCGGTGAACGGAACGCTGGTAGAAACTGACAAGTGCGAACTGAGAACTGGACACTGCGGCAGAGACGGCCAACAATTCAAGGGAATATTTATTCGCAATCTACGATATCTAAACGACGTGGCCCCCAAGCAGGAGTTCAAAGACTTTATCAAGCGAAATGCCGACTCTATTTGGGCTAAAGATAGAAACAACGAGAACCTCCTTGGAGTAGCATGGACGGGGCCGTACATTGCAGCCACTGGACCATCTCATAGCAGCGCATTGGACGCTATAGTTGCTGCTGTGGCCGTTGCGTAA